The following coding sequences are from one Ancylobacter sp. TS-1 window:
- a CDS encoding glycine betaine/L-proline ABC transporter ATP-binding protein, whose translation MPSSSNDVVLACRHVSKLYGHGAARFLDGRAGPAEMAAAGVVPAVFDVNLEIASGETFVIMGLSGSGKSTLVRCLAGLIEPTGGEVLFEGRDLFALPERELIQLRRHKMGMVFQHFALLPHLTVLGNVAFPLDVQGVPKAKREARAREMIDLVGLKGREAHFPRELSGGQQQRVGIARSLAADPELWFLDEPFSALDPMIRREMQDEFKRLQSILNKTIVFITHDFDEAVRLADRIAIMKDGRLVQVGTAEQLILSPASDYVRAFTRDAPRAKILTARSIARPARPHEAGIAGMVPASAPIAGFAQQVEASDRPFAVVEDGRVLGVIDRRAMMDVLVGRDLAGPAEPAP comes from the coding sequence GTGCCTTCGTCGTCGAACGACGTCGTCCTTGCCTGCCGCCACGTCTCGAAGCTCTACGGACACGGCGCCGCGCGCTTCCTCGACGGGCGCGCCGGCCCGGCGGAAATGGCGGCTGCGGGTGTGGTCCCGGCCGTGTTCGACGTCAATCTGGAGATCGCCAGCGGCGAGACCTTCGTCATCATGGGCCTGTCCGGCTCCGGCAAGTCCACGCTGGTGCGCTGCCTCGCCGGGCTGATCGAGCCGACCGGCGGCGAGGTGCTGTTCGAGGGCCGCGACCTGTTCGCCCTGCCCGAGCGCGAGCTGATCCAGCTCCGCCGCCACAAGATGGGCATGGTGTTCCAGCACTTCGCGCTGCTGCCGCACCTTACCGTGCTCGGCAATGTCGCCTTCCCGCTCGACGTGCAGGGCGTGCCGAAGGCGAAGCGCGAGGCGCGGGCCCGCGAGATGATCGATCTGGTCGGCCTCAAGGGCCGCGAGGCGCATTTCCCGCGCGAACTCTCCGGCGGCCAGCAGCAGCGCGTCGGCATCGCCCGCTCGCTCGCCGCCGACCCGGAACTGTGGTTCCTCGACGAGCCGTTCTCGGCACTCGACCCGATGATCCGGCGCGAGATGCAGGACGAGTTCAAGCGGCTGCAATCCATCCTCAACAAGACCATCGTCTTCATCACCCATGATTTCGACGAGGCGGTGCGCCTCGCCGACCGCATCGCCATCATGAAGGACGGCCGCCTCGTGCAGGTCGGCACGGCGGAACAGCTCATCCTGTCGCCGGCCAGCGATTATGTGCGCGCCTTCACCCGCGACGCGCCGCGCGCCAAGATCCTCACCGCCCGCTCCATCGCCCGCCCGGCCCGGCCGCACGAGGCCGGCATCGCCGGCATGGTGCCGGCCTCCGCGCCCATTGCCGGCTTCGCCCAGCAGGTCGAGGCCTCCGACAGGCCCTTCGCCGTGGTGGAGGACGGGCGCGTTCTCGGCGTCATCGACCGCCGCGCCATGATGGACGTTCTGGTGGGGCGCGATCTCGCCGGCCCGGCGGAGCCCGCGCCATGA